From one Lemur catta isolate mLemCat1 chromosome 5, mLemCat1.pri, whole genome shotgun sequence genomic stretch:
- the TMEM14C gene encoding transmembrane protein 14C isoform X1 encodes MQKDTSPLVPLHWFGFGYAALVASGGIIGYAKAGSVPSLAAGLLFGGLAGLGSYQLSQDPRNIWVFLATSGTLAGIMGMRFYHSGKFMPAGLIAGASLLMVAKVGLSMLNRPHQ; translated from the exons ATGCAGAAGGACACCAGCCCTCT AGTGCCTTTGCATTGGTTTGGCTTTGGCTATGCAGCACTGGTTGCTTCTGGTGGGATCATTGGCTATGCAAAAGCAG GTAGCGTGCCGTCCCTGGCCGCGGGGCTCCTCTTCGGGGGTTTAGCAGGCCTGGGTTCTTACCAGCTGTCTCAGGATCCGAGGAACATTTGGGTTTTCCTAG CTACATCTGGGACCTTGGCTGGCATTATGGGAATGAGATTTTACCACTCTGGAAAATTTATGCCTGCAGGTTTAATTGCAGGTGCCAG TTTGCTGATGGTTGCCAAAGTTGGACTTAGTATGTTGAACAGACCTCATCAGTAG
- the TMEM14C gene encoding transmembrane protein 14C isoform X2, with protein sequence MQKDTSPLVPLHWFGFGYAALVASGGIIGYAKAATSGTLAGIMGMRFYHSGKFMPAGLIAGASLLMVAKVGLSMLNRPHQ encoded by the exons ATGCAGAAGGACACCAGCCCTCT AGTGCCTTTGCATTGGTTTGGCTTTGGCTATGCAGCACTGGTTGCTTCTGGTGGGATCATTGGCTATGCAAAAGCAG CTACATCTGGGACCTTGGCTGGCATTATGGGAATGAGATTTTACCACTCTGGAAAATTTATGCCTGCAGGTTTAATTGCAGGTGCCAG TTTGCTGATGGTTGCCAAAGTTGGACTTAGTATGTTGAACAGACCTCATCAGTAG